The genomic region TGGGCCGCAATGCAGAGCTGGTGTTCACCCTGTACGACGAGCATAGCGATCAGCTGCTGGATAACCCCATCCACCGCTGCCTGAGCCTTAACAGCCTGCAACACCCGGCTCAGGATGTGGTGATGGTCAACCGCCGTGGCAAGCGCTTTGACATCCTTTCCTCGGTGGCGCCGGTGCGAAGCCCCCAGGGCGCGGTTACCGGCACGGTGATGGTGTTCCAGGACATGACCCGCACCAAGTCGTTGCAGCGTGAGCTCAGCCACGCCGCCGCTCACGACGCCTTAACAGACCTTCTTAACCGCGCCCAGTTCGAGCAATGTGTCGAGCATTGCATCGACAGGGTGCAGCGCTCCGGTAAATCGGCGCAGCTGTGCTTTTTTGACCTCGACAGCTTCAAGGTGCTAAACGACAGTGCTGGCCACAGCGCCGGTGATGCGCTGCTTATCGAGCTGGGGCAGCTGTGGCGAAGCCTTATCCGCAGCGAGGAAGACACCCTGGCCCGGCTGGGGGGCGATGAATTTGGCTTGCTGTTGGAGCATTGCAGCCAGGAAAAGGCCAAGCAGATCGCCGAGCAGATGCTCGATGAGGCCCGCAAGCTCAACTTCCGCTGGGAAGGCCAGGATTACGACGTAACTGCCTGTGTGGGCATTGCCAGCATTACCCCCGGCACCCAGTCACTGGCGGAGGTGATGTCCCATGCCGATGTGGCCTGTTATGCCGCCAAGGCCTCGGGCCGGGCCCGGGTCTGTATCTACAGCGGCGATGACATGGCGCAGATGAGCCATCAGGAGCTGATGATGGCCTCGCGGCTCAAGGCCGCCATCTCCCAGCAGCGCTTCTTGCTCTACAGCCAGCTTATTCAGCCCTTTGACGGTGAAGAGCGGATGGTGGAGCTGCTGCTGCGGCTGCGTTCAGACGACGGCGGCATCATCGGCCCCGGCGCCTTTATTCCGGCGGCAGAGCGCTACGATCTGATGGAGCAGCTCGACTTATGGGTGCTGGAGCAGGTGCTGGTCAAACAAGGGCCCAGTCTTGCCGAGGCGCCCATCGACTGCTTCTTCGTTAACCTCTCGGCCAATTCTCTTGGCAGCGAGCGTTTTGCCCACCACCTTTTGGAATGGCTCAACAACAGCCCCCTGGCGGCCCATCGCATCTGCTTTGAGATAACCGAAACCGCCCTTATCAACCAGATGTCCAACGCCATCCGCCTGGTGCAGCAGATCCGCTCCATCGGCGCCAAGGTGGCCATCGACGACTTCGGTTCGGGGCTCAGTTCTTTTGCCTATCTGCGCCACTTCCAGGTGGATTTCATCAAGATTGACGGCTGTTTTGTGCAAAACGCCGTCCAAAATCCCCTGGACAGGACCATCATCTCCTCGGTCAGCAACATCGCCCACCGGATGCAGGCTAAAAGCATTGCCGAATGGGTGGAGGACGATGTGACCGCCAACCTGATGCACAAGCTGGGGCTCGACTATGCCCAGGGCTATTTCTTCAGCCACCCGCAGCCTCTGGCCCAATTGCTGGCCCAAGAGGGCAAGGCCGAGCGGCCGGCGCCACAATACGGCAAATCAGGAGGCCTTAATTAGCGGCTTTGAACTGCAGCTTGCCGTCGCCCACCGTCATGTTGAGAGGGATATGGGCAAAGGGGCTGCTGTCGGGGATGCGATACACCGGGTGGTTGTCGAGGTACTGGGTCAGCCATTTGCCCATGGCGCTGGTGTCGGGGCCCAAGCTGCCGCTGTAGCCGAGCAAGTCGGCCTTGGCGGCCAACAGCCGCACGTTACGTAGATAAACCGCTTTGCCTTCCAGTGACGGGGTGCCCTCCACCGACAGGTGAATGGCCAGTGGCACCGCCTTGAATAGCCTGCTGAGAGCGGCTTCACCGCCAACATCTATCCGCGCTTTTTGGTCGGCCAGTTTGATATCCAGCTGGTCGATGTGGGTTTCTACGCCCAATTCCTTACCCAAATCCTGGCTCCAACCGTCCAGTTGCTGGTTGAGGCGGCTTTGCAGCTCGCTTTGGCTGATGCTAAAGCCGGTCAGGCTAGCAAGTTGGGCGCAGCCGGTCAGGGCCAGGGCGGCAAAGGCAATAATGCGTTTTTTCATAGGGGTATCTTTTGGTTGGCTTTTTAAAAGCTTACCAGCTCATTGCTGAACCGGTGGCGCCGGGTGGGGCTTTTCAGTAAAGGCTTTTTTACTGGCCCGATGACTCTGGCAGGCAAGTTTGATGGGCGCACTCTTCGTAGGGTTATTAGTGCAGCAAGGGCCTGCTCTTTGATCGAGATCCGGTTGCCATAAGGATCTTGAGCGCAGACTGGGCCCACTTCATAACAGCCATCTTCCAATGAAGGAGCATGTCATGGCTATCAAAGCACTTGCCGATCAAACCTTTGGATTTTTCATTCCCTGCGTCACCCTGATGGGGCTGGGCAGCGCCGCCGAAGTGGGCCCCAAGGCCCGTGAGCTGGGCGCGCGCCGGGCTCTTATCGTCACCGACGCTGGCCTGCACAAAATGGGGGTGTCGGACCAAATCGCCACCTTCCTCAAGGCCGCCGACGTGGATGCGGTTATCTTCCCTGGCGCCGAGCCTAACCCCACCGACACCAACGTCCACGATGGGGTTAAGGTCTACCAGGACAACGACTGCGACTTTATCGTCTCCCTCGGTGGCGGCAGTGCCCACGATTGCGCCAAGGGCATCGGCCTGGTGACAGCCGGTGGCGGCCATATTCGCGATTACGAAGGGGTGGATAAGAGCACCGTGCCCATGACCCCCTTGATTGCTGTGAACACCACCGCCGGCACCGCCTCGGAGATGACCCGCTTTTGCATCATCACCAACACCGACACCCATGTGAAGATGGCCATTGTCGATTGGCGCTGCACTCCGCTGGTGGCCATTGACGACCCCAAACTGATGGTCGGTAAGCCGCCGGCCCTGACCGCCGCCACCGGCATGGACGCCCTGACTCACGCCATCGAGGCTTATGTGTCTACCGCCGCCAACCCCATCACCGATGCCTGCGCGGAAAAGGCCATTCGCCTCATCGCCAAATGGCTGCGCCCGGCGGTTGCCAACGGCCAGAACCTCGAGGCCCGCGACGCCATGTGTTACGCCCAGTACCTGGCGGGCATGGCCTTTAACAACGCTTCTTTGGGGTATGTGCACGCCATGGCGCACCAGTTGGGCGGCTTTTACAACCTGCCCCACGGGGTTTGTAACGCGGTATTGTTGCCCCATGTGTGCGAGTTCAACCTGATTGCCTGCCCCGAGCGCTATGCTGACATCGCCGATTTCATGGGTCTCGATACCCTGGGCATGACCGTCACCGAAGCGGCCGAGGCTGGTATTGGCGCCATTCGCGAGTTGGCAGCGGCCATCGGCATTCCTGCGAACCTCAGCGTCCTTGGGGTAAAAGAAGCCGACCTTGGGGTGATGTCCGAGAACGCCCAGAAAGACGCCTGCATGCTCACCAACCCGCGCCTTGCCACCCACGCCCAGGTGGTGGCGATCTTCCGGTCTGCCCTGTAAGGGGTGCTGGCAACAAAAAGCCCGCCAATCGGCGGGCTTTTTAATTGAGCTTTTGGCGATAGCGCCCCGGGGTGACCCCGGCGGCGGCCTTAAAGCGGCGGTTAAAGTGCGACAGGCTCTGGTAGCCCAGTTCAAAGGCGATTTCGGTCACGCTCATCTGGCCTTCAGTGAGCCAGCGCCGGGCCTGCTCGATACGCAGCTGCTGCAGATATTCCCCTGGGGTCTGGCCCAGCTCCTGTTTAAAAAGCCGGTAAAGCTGGGCCTTGGAGATACAAGCGGCCCGGCTTAGCAGGTCCATGTCCAGGTGCTGGCTGGGGTCGTCTTTTAGTTGCTGCATGGCGGCCAGCAGGCCGTGGTGGATCTGCCCTTGTTCGACGGCGCTTAACAGCAGGTCACGGCTTTGCTGGCGCAGCAGGCGCATCACCAGTTCGGTCAGTTGCAGCTCGATAAGAATTTTTTGTTCTGCCACCGGTTCGATAAAGGTGCCTATCAAGCGTTCCAGCAGCCGCTGGGTTTCGCCGTTATGGCGGCAATGTACCGCCTTGGCCTGGTACTGGCAGGGGCCAAGAGTCGGGTCGCGCTGGTCGCTTAGCATCTGCGCCACCTGCTCGATACGGGCCGGGGTGATGTCGATGGCAAGGCAGGTGGTGGGAGTTTGCGGGCGGGCGTCGGGGAAATCTATCCACACCGGTTGGCCCGGCGCCAGCACAAAAGATTCGTGGGGTAAAAAAAGCTGCGGGCTGTCGCTGACGCCGTGCATGCTCTTGGTACCGCTGAGCATGGCGCAGTACAGCAGGTTCTCGGAACTGAGCGCCACCTGGCTGGCCGGCTCGTAGGTGTCGTAAATGGCCAGCTCGACTTGGGGGCCGTTGAAACAGAGCCGGTTTTCGACCGCTTCCTTTCGTCTTTTATCGCCGTGCAGTAATTCGAGCTTTTGCATGAACGCAATTCCTCCGGTGGCACATCACCTTAACGTAAGCGTCTATCCTTATCTGGCCCGATGAGTGTGTGAGGCAAGTCTTTGCAACTC from Gallaecimonas pentaromativorans harbors:
- a CDS encoding helix-turn-helix domain-containing protein; this encodes MQKLELLHGDKRRKEAVENRLCFNGPQVELAIYDTYEPASQVALSSENLLYCAMLSGTKSMHGVSDSPQLFLPHESFVLAPGQPVWIDFPDARPQTPTTCLAIDITPARIEQVAQMLSDQRDPTLGPCQYQAKAVHCRHNGETQRLLERLIGTFIEPVAEQKILIELQLTELVMRLLRQQSRDLLLSAVEQGQIHHGLLAAMQQLKDDPSQHLDMDLLSRAACISKAQLYRLFKQELGQTPGEYLQQLRIEQARRWLTEGQMSVTEIAFELGYQSLSHFNRRFKAAAGVTPGRYRQKLN
- a CDS encoding DUF1439 domain-containing protein; translation: MKKRIIAFAALALTGCAQLASLTGFSISQSELQSRLNQQLDGWSQDLGKELGVETHIDQLDIKLADQKARIDVGGEAALSRLFKAVPLAIHLSVEGTPSLEGKAVYLRNVRLLAAKADLLGYSGSLGPDTSAMGKWLTQYLDNHPVYRIPDSSPFAHIPLNMTVGDGKLQFKAAN
- the mdh gene encoding iron-dependent methanol dehydrogenase, encoding MAIKALADQTFGFFIPCVTLMGLGSAAEVGPKARELGARRALIVTDAGLHKMGVSDQIATFLKAADVDAVIFPGAEPNPTDTNVHDGVKVYQDNDCDFIVSLGGGSAHDCAKGIGLVTAGGGHIRDYEGVDKSTVPMTPLIAVNTTAGTASEMTRFCIITNTDTHVKMAIVDWRCTPLVAIDDPKLMVGKPPALTAATGMDALTHAIEAYVSTAANPITDACAEKAIRLIAKWLRPAVANGQNLEARDAMCYAQYLAGMAFNNASLGYVHAMAHQLGGFYNLPHGVCNAVLLPHVCEFNLIACPERYADIADFMGLDTLGMTVTEAAEAGIGAIRELAAAIGIPANLSVLGVKEADLGVMSENAQKDACMLTNPRLATHAQVVAIFRSAL